Proteins encoded by one window of Cannabis sativa cultivar Pink pepper isolate KNU-18-1 chromosome 4, ASM2916894v1, whole genome shotgun sequence:
- the LOC115712837 gene encoding translocase of chloroplast 120, chloroplastic, which translates to MENGTEIVSESRWLDETTAEVGVFQERVEEKAVSGSDGLDEVEVEEVFEEAVELPERLDEQGGAKVDCGDQIVDGEEGNVLTLSDASLTGVTEISNGGDEVENFEEAIGIPDQIGEEVDKETRVTAKEKVQDFGGANGVEGDVVVGEIDGEKTVLEDVPFEVKVHGSDSFVVNKEDGVKEISEISVGGEIESKIAGGEVEKSSNLVIDTEKSESGNFDSVTSKNVAAGEKLDKEAASLECYQETESSKENSTEVSKVQEIEENTLGVEDRNVSIVYDDLNLKVHGEKGVQMDGDRQDLDSNQPKSGTSIDSVQSDYNVGPQSSIEHKDNQNGDVRMTPAEHSSELNAETSELKNTLANTEASIKERVPEIINSTSSEKSNVEKTEVIKAIDTDLQTVSHKAIQPEQVRDVHVVYDNGKAKEPEKREEKDKEKKHSTLVHSAVNQPAQENASLPGKSTNSAPSNAPPAGLGRAAPLLEPTPRVVQQPRVNGSVTQMQNQQIEEPVNGGDSEEYDETREKLQMIRVKFLRLAHRLGQTPHNVVVAQVLYRLGLAEQLRGRNGGRVGAFSFDRASAMAEQLEASGQEPLDFSCTIMVLGKSGVGKSATINSIFDEVKFGTDAFQMGTKKVQDVVGTVQGIKVRVIDTPGLLPSWSDQRQNERILHSVKRFIKKTPPDIVLYLDRLDMQCRDFSDMPLLRTITEIFGPSIWCNAIVVLTHAASAPPDGPNGTASSYDMFVTQRSHVVQQAIRQAAADMRLMNPVSLVENHSACRTNRAGQRVLPNGQVWKPHLLLLSFASKILAEANALLKLQDSPPGKPFANRRGHPLPFLLSSLLQSRPQLKLPEEQFGDDDDVYDDLDESSDSDDESEYDGLPPFKSLNNAQLAKLSKAQKKAYYDELEYREKLLMKKQLKEEKKRRKIMKKMAEAVKDLPRDLGENTEESSGGASIPVSMPDFVLPASFDSDSPTHRYRHLDSSNWLVRPVLETHGWDHDVGYEGINVEKLFVLKEKIPLSFSGQVSKDKKDANVQMEVASSLKHGEGKSTSLGFDMQTVGKDLVYTLRSETRFSNFRRNKATAGLSVTLLGDAVSAGVKLEDKLIANKQFQLVMAGGAMTSRGDIAYGGSLEAQLRDKDYPVGRWLSTLGLSVMDWHGDLALGLNVQSQIPVGRHTTMIARANVNNRGAGQVSIRLNSSEQFQLALAGLIPLIRKFITYTPQLSFGQ; encoded by the coding sequence ATGGAAAATGGGACTGAGATTGTTTCTGAGTCTCGCTGGCTAGACGAAACTACTGCAGAGGTTGGGGTTTTTCAGGAGCGGGTAGAGGAGAAGGCTGTTTCGGGGTCTGATGGATTGGATGAGGTGGAGGTGGAAGAGGTTTTTGAGGAGGCTGTAGAGTTGCCGGAGCGTTTGGATGAGCAGGGTGGAGCAAAAGTTGATTGTGGGGATCAGATTGTTGATGGTGAAGAAGGAAATGTGTTAACGTTGAGTGATGCAAGTTTGACGGGTGTTACTGAAATTTCCAATGGTGGAGATGAGGTAGAGAACTTTGAAGAGGCGATTGGCATCCCAGATCAGATTGGAGAAGAGGTGGATAAGGAGACACGTGTTACTGCCAAAGAGAAGGTGCAGGATTTTGGTGGTGCAAATGGTGTCGAGGGGGATGTGGTGGTTGGTGAGATAGATGGGGAGAAGACTGTACTTGAAGATGTGCCATTTGAAGTGAAGGTACATGGAAGTGATTCTTTTGTGGTCAACAAAGAAGATGGGGTGAAAGAGATTTCTGAGATTAGCGTTGGAGGAGAAATAGAATCTAAAATTGCTGGGGGTGAGGTTGAGAAGAGCTCTAATTTAGTGATTGATACTGAGAAGTCTGAAAGTGGTAATTTTGATAGTGTAACTTCGAAGAATGTAGCTGCAGGTGAAAAATTGGACAAGGAAGCTGCCTCCCTCGAGTGTTATCAAGAGACCGAGTCCAGCAAGGAGAATTCAACTGAAGTTAGCAAAGTACAGGAGATAGAAGAAAATACCTTGGGTGTTGAAGATCGAAATGTCAGCATTGTTTATGATGACCTAAATTTGAAGGTTCATGGTGAAAAGGGAGTCCAAATGGATGGTGATCGACAGGATCTTGATAGTAACCAACCGAAATCTGGAACTAGCATTGATTCAGTGCAGAGTGATTATAATGTAGGACCACAGAGCTCTATAGAACATAAAGATAATCAAAACGGTGATGTCAGAATGACTCCTGCTGAGCATTCTTCTGAACTTAATGCAGAAACTTCTGAGCTGAAAAATACTTTAGCTAACACAGAGGCATCTATCAAGGAAAGGGTGCCAGAAATCATAAACTCAACTTCTTCTGAGAAATCGAATGTGGAGAAGACAGAGGTGATCAAGGCGATTGACACTGATTTGCAAACTGTGAGTCACAAGGCTATTCAACCTGAACAAGTTAGGGATGTTCATGTAGTATATGATAATGGCAAGGCTAAGGAGCCagaaaaaagagaagagaaagataAGGAAAAAAAACACAGTACTCTAGTTCATAGTGCAGTGAATCAGCCAGCACAAGAAAATGCTTCTTTACCTGGTAAATCTACCAATTCTGCTCCCTCTAATGCACCTCCTGCTGGCTTAGGACGTGCTGCCCCTTTACTAGAACCTACTCCTCGGGTGGTGCAGCAACCTCGGGTCAATGGTAGTGTTACTCAGATGCAGAACCAACAAATTGAGGAGCCTGTTAATGGAGGAGATTCAGAGGAGTATGATGAAACTCGTGAAAAACTGCAGATGATAAGGGTGAAGTTTTTGCGGCTTGCACATAGGCTTGGACAGACTCCTCATAATGTTGTTGTAGCTCAAGTTTTGTACAGACTTGGTTTGGCAGAACAGCTGCGTGGGAGAAATGGGGGCCGTGTTGGGGCCTTTAGCTTTGATCGTGCAAGTGCTATGGCAGAACAACTTGAGGCATCGGGACAAGAACCCCTTGATTTCTCTTGTACTATTATGGTCCTTGGAAAATCAGGGGTTGGTAAAAGTGCCACTATCAATTCTATATTTGACGAAGTGAAGTTTGGCACGGATGCTTTTCAGATGGGTACAAAGAAGGTTCAGGATGTTGTGGGAACAGTACAAGGGATTAAGGTACGTGTTATTGACACACCTGGCCTTCTACCTTCATGGTCCGACCAGCGTCAGAATGAGAGGATTCTGCACTCAGTTAAGCGCTTTATCAAGAAAACACCACCAGATATTGTGTTATATTTAGATAGGTTGGACATGCAATGCAGGGATTTTAGTGATATGCCATTGTTGCGCACCATAACAGAGATATTTGGCCCTTCAATATGGTGTAACGCAATTGTGGTACTGACACATGCTGCTTCTGCTCCACCTGATGGCCCAAATGGTACTGCTTCTAGTTATGATATGTTTGTCACTCAACGATCTCATGTTGTCCAGCAAGCCATCCGCCAGGCAGCTGCAGATATGCGGTTAATGAATCCAGTTTCATTAGTGGAGAACCATTCTGCATGCAGGACAAATAGGGCTGGGCAAAGAGTTTTGCCAAATGGCCAGGTTTGGAAACCTCATTTGTTACTGCTCTCTTTTGCATCAAAAATCTTGGCTGAAGCAAACGCACTTCTAAAATTGCAAGACAGTCCACCAGGGAAGCCTTTTGCCAATCGTAGAGGACATCCTTTGCCTTTTCTTCTTTCATCCCTGCTTCAATCAAGGCCACAGTTGAAGCTTCCTGAAGAGCAGtttggtgatgatgatgatgtataTGATGATTTGGATGAATCATCAGACTCTGATGATGAATCAGAGTACGATGGATTGCCTCCATTCAAAAGTTTGAACAATGCCCAGTTGGCAAAGCTTTCCAAAGCTCAAAAGAAGGCCTATTATGATGAGTTAGAATATAGGGAAAAGCTTCTTATGAAGAAACAATTGAAGGAAGAGAAGAAGCGGCggaaaattatgaagaaaatgGCAGAAGCTGTGAAGGATTTGCCCAGAGATTTAGGTGAAAATACAGAAGAAAGTTCCGGCGGGGCATCTATTCCTGTTTCCATGCCAGATTTTGTCTTACCTGCTTCATTTGATTCAGATAGCCCCACTCACCGGTATCGTCATCTTGATTCTTCAAATTGGCTTGTGAGGCCTGTTCTAGAAACTCACGGTTGGGATCACGATGTTGGTTATGAAGGAATAAATGTAGAGAAATTATTTGTGCTTAAGGAGAAAATACCCTTGTCATTTTCTGGCCAGGTTTCAAAGGATAAGAAGGATGCCAATGTCCAAATGGAAGTTGCTAGCTCATTAAAGCATGGAGAAGGAAAATCAACTTCATTAGGTTTTGATATGCAGACTGTTGGGAAGGACTTGGTCTATACTCTACGGAGCGAAACAAGATTTAGTAATTTCAGGAGGAACAAGGCAACTGCAGGTTTATCAGTTACTCTCCTAGGGGATGCTGTATCAGCTGGAGTTAAACTTGAGGATAAGTTAATTGCTAATAAACAGTTCCAGTTGGTTATGGCTGGGGGCGCGATGACCAGTCGTGGTGACATAGCTTATGGTGGCAGCCTTGAGGCTCAGTTGAGAGATAAAGACTATCCTGTGGGCCGTTGGTTATCGACTCTTGGGCTATCTGTCATGGATTGGCATGGTGATCTTGCATTGGGATTGAATGTACAATCTCAGATTCCAGTTGGACGCCATACAACTATGATTGCTCGTGCCAATGTGAATAACAGAGGAGCTGGGCAAGTGAGCATTCGCTTAAATAGTTCAGAACAGTTTCAGTTAGCTTTGGCTGGTCTCATTCCGCTGATCAGAAAATTTATCACTTATACGCCCCAATTGTCGTTTGGGCAATAA